A single Mastomys coucha isolate ucsf_1 chromosome X, UCSF_Mcou_1, whole genome shotgun sequence DNA region contains:
- the LOC116085838 gene encoding melanoma-associated antigen 10-like, whose amino-acid sequence MPRPRKRRRCMVEGQPEAESGTEGHISIAVPTEEDSSSSSSTYSSSFPSSFSSTSSSYDLSSGNSEEDCDAPRASSSSHGPLGACSSCTAMVSSPCSQVSADSEGEEGPGPSQALQCGASLSTSEIDVKVDELVKYLLFKYLMKEPVSKAEILSNIIREYQDHFAVIFREASECMQLVFGLELKEIDPAGHTYILTIALELTYDGMLTDVQGIPKTGLLIMILSIIFMEGNCISEDMVWGILNNIGLYAGAEHFIYGEPRKLITDDFVQEGYLEYRQVPGSHPPSYEFLWGPRAFAETTKMKILTFLTSINGSDPRSYPMWYAEALREEQQE is encoded by the coding sequence ATGCCTAGACCTCGGAAGCGTAGGAGATGTATGGTTGAGGGACAGCCTGAGGCCGAAAGTGGGACAGAGGGCCATATAAGTATTGCAGTTCCAACAGAAGAAgattcctcctcatcctcttctacttattcctcctctttcccttcttccttctcttctacctcttcttcctaTGATCTATCATCAGGCAACTCAGAAGAGGACTGTGATGCTCCTAGAGCATCAAGTTCGTCTCATGGTCCTCTAGGAGCTTGCTCCTCCTGCACTGCTATGGTTTCCTCTCCATGTAGCCAGGTCAGTGCAGACTCTGAAGGTGAGGAGGGTCCAGGCCCCTCACAGGCCCTGCAATGTGGTGCTTCATTGTCTACAAGTGAGATAGATGTCAAAGTAGATGAGTTGGTAAAATATCTGCTCTTTAAGTATCTTATGAAGGAGCCAGTAAGCAAGGCAGAAATCCTGAGTAATATCATTAGAGAATATCAGGACCACTTTGCTGTTATATTTAGAGAAGCCTCAGAGTGCATGCAATTAGTCTTTGGCCTTGAATTAAAGGAAATAGATCCTGCTGGGCATACCTATATCCTTACCATAGCCCTAGAGCTCACTTATGATGGAATGTTGACTGATGTTCAGGGCATACCAAAAACAGGCCTCCTGATCATGATACTGAGCATAATATTCATGGAAGGCAACTGTATCAGTGAGGACATGGTATGGGGTATATTGAATAACATAGGCTTATATGCTGGGGCTGAACACTTTATATATGGAGAACCCAGAAAACTTATCACTGATGATTTTGTACAGGAAGGGTACTTGGAGTACAGACAGGTGCCTGGCAGCCACCCTCCTTCCTATGAGTTCCTCTGGGGCCCAAGAGCCTTTGCTGAAACTACCAAGATGAAAATCTTGACCTTTTTGACCAGCATCAATGGGAGCGATCCCAGATCATACCCAATGTGGTATGCAGAGGCTTTGAGAGAGGAACAGCAGGAATAG